From the genome of Gemmatimonadaceae bacterium:
CTCGCCATCCCGGTGATGTTCGCCGCAACCGGGCTGGAGCTGTGGGAGAACCGCCACCTGCTGTCGTCGTCCGACGCGATGATCCTGTCTATTGGATTCGTAGTGGCGTTTGCCAGCGCGCTCGTCGTGGTGCGGTGGCTCATTCGCTTCGTGTCGCACCGCTCGTTCGACGTCTTCGCCTGGTACCGCATCGCGTTCGGCCTGGCGCTGATCGCGCTCATGGCCTCGGGCCACGCCGGGCTGCTCAGCCGCTGAGCAGCGTCGCGCGGAGCAGGCCCAGCCGCTTGCGCATCGACCCATCCATCACGGTGTCGCCGATGCGCACCACGACGCCGCCGAGGATCGCCGGCTGCACGCTAAGGTGGGGGACGATCTTCTTGCCGAAGGCGCGGGACAGCTGCGCCGCGATCATGTCGCGGTCGGCGTCGCTCGTCTCGCGGGCCACTGTGACCATGGCGTGCCGGCGCCCCTCCACCTGGTCCATCAGGTCCATGTAGGCCGCGGCGATGTCGGGGATGAGCATTTGCCGGCGGTTGTGCACCACGGCCTGGAGAAAGAGCACAAAGCGGCGCGGCGCGCCCTTGAACGCGTCGCCGAGCACCTTGTTCTTCTCTGCCGCGGCGATGCGCGGCGACTCAAGGAACAGCCGCAGCGTCCGGTCCTTACCCATGGCGTCGGCCAGCCCGCCGATCAGCGCCTCCCAGCCCGCCAGGTCGTTCCCCTGCTTCGCGAGCGCGAACAGCGTTTCGGCGTAGTTCTCGGCGATCGTGGTGTCGCGCATCAGAGCGTGGCCTTGGCCGGCTTGAGCGTGGACAGGAAGCGCTCCACGAGCGTCCGGTTCTTGGCACTGTCAAGGTTCTCCTCGATCACGCGGCCGGCGCCGGCGATCGCCATTTCCACGGCCTCGCGCCGCAGGTCGGCCACCGCGCGTTCCTTCTCGCGGCGGATCTCATCCACCGCGCGCTCCACCGTCGCCTGTTGCTCGGCCCGCGCCTTCTCGAGTATGTCGTTGCGCATCTTGTCGGCCACGGTTCGCGCCTCGGCGATCAGCTTCTGCGCGTCGCCGCGCGCGGCTTCGATCTGCGCCTGGTACTCAGCCAGGAGTTTCGCGGCCTCGTCACGATCGCGCTTGGCGGCGGCCAATGCCTCCTCCAGCGACTTCTCGCGGGCCTCGACGGCCGCCGTGATCGGCTTGAACGCGAACTTGGTGAGCAGGAAAAACAGCACGAGGAAGATGAGCAGCGTCCAGAACATCAGGTTGTTCTTGAGGCTCACCAACGAGTCCCCCGCCCCCTGTGCTTCCTGGGCCAGCAACGGCGAGGCGACAAGCGCCATCGAGACGGCGTAAGCGATCGAACGCATGAAACGCATGGAATGTCCGGTGTGATTGGTGGTTGGTGGCGCCCGCCCCGGGGCGGACGCCGCCGCCCGCGTTAGGCCTTCACCATGACGATCAGCACCGACACGACGACGGCGAACAGCGCCACGCCCTCGATGAGTGCCGAAAGAACCATCGCGTAGGTGAAGATGGAGCCCTTCTCCGCTGGCTGACGCGCGATGCCGTCCATGGCCGAGCCGCCGATCCGGCCGATGCCTATGCCGGCCCCGACGGCCGCCACACCCGCGCCGATTCCGGCGCCCAGCATGGCCCACGCATTCTGGTAACTCTTGCCAAACGTGTCGGTCGCGACCTGCAAGAGCGGAAGGATGTGCATTGTCGATCTCCCTTTGGCGTCGTGAACTGTTTCCGTGCTCCGCACCGACGGCTCTCACCGAAGATGCTGCCCGTCATCGGGACCCGGGTCCCAACGGGCATCTCCGGTCGCTCGACCGGATACTCGGTGCGCCCTGGAGCCCTGACCGCGCACCGTCCTACCGTCCTACCGTCCTACCGTCCTACCGTCGCCATCAATGATGCGCCGTCCGGATCTGCCCGATGAACACCGCGGTGAGCAGCGCGAAGATGAACGCCTGAATGAAGCTCACCAGCACTTCGAGAAGCATGATCCCGAGCGCCATGGGAATGGGCCCCAGGAACGCGATCGCCCAACTCCCGAACAGGAGCGCCAGGCCGATCATCGTCAGCACGATCACGTGCCCCGCGATCATGTTGGCAAAGAGCCGGACGGTGAGCGCGAACGGCTTGGTGAACTTGCCGATGATCTCCACCGGCGTCATGATGAGAACACTCAAGGGGAGCTTGATC
Proteins encoded in this window:
- a CDS encoding F0F1 ATP synthase subunit delta, translating into MRDTTIAENYAETLFALAKQGNDLAGWEALIGGLADAMGKDRTLRLFLESPRIAAAEKNKVLGDAFKGAPRRFVLFLQAVVHNRRQMLIPDIAAAYMDLMDQVEGRRHAMVTVARETSDADRDMIAAQLSRAFGKKIVPHLSVQPAILGGVVVRIGDTVMDGSMRKRLGLLRATLLSG
- the atpF gene encoding F0F1 ATP synthase subunit B, translating into MRFMRSIAYAVSMALVASPLLAQEAQGAGDSLVSLKNNLMFWTLLIFLVLFFLLTKFAFKPITAAVEAREKSLEEALAAAKRDRDEAAKLLAEYQAQIEAARGDAQKLIAEARTVADKMRNDILEKARAEQQATVERAVDEIRREKERAVADLRREAVEMAIAGAGRVIEENLDSAKNRTLVERFLSTLKPAKATL
- the atpE gene encoding ATP synthase F0 subunit C, which gives rise to MHILPLLQVATDTFGKSYQNAWAMLGAGIGAGVAAVGAGIGIGRIGGSAMDGIARQPAEKGSIFTYAMVLSALIEGVALFAVVVSVLIVMVKA